The Ictalurus punctatus breed USDA103 chromosome 6, Coco_2.0, whole genome shotgun sequence DNA segment ACCCCACAGTCTAGGACAAATTTACTGGATATtcgctaataataataataataataataataataataataataataattcttatttCCTATGCTCCCATATACATATAGTAAATAAGTCAGAtggtgggtttgtttgtttttgttttgtttgtggggtttattttatttttttttggaattcagttgagacatatatatatatatatatatatctctatctaatgattgctaaaaatatatatttttaaatgcatgcaGATATGCTCACTTAAAATTGACTGAGTACCCTAATGGTCATACGATAACACTGAAACCTGCTCTACATTAATCAAGCGTCCATGTGAACACcgtcattaattaataaacctgAAGAGTTTATTACACTGAAAAGAAATGTCTGTCCAACCATCACAGGAAATTAGGTTCCTGAATATTCCGTATATAAACTGCTTCCGATTCAGTTGAAATGATGAGTCATCGAGGTGAAATAGCACCACGGTTTAGCAGTTAGTAACACTCGAAACTGCTCCGAGGACTTTCCGTCAAAGGTCGAACGGTCgagcatcatttttttttttttcacacatcaCCTGTTCATCAATCAACTCCTTCAATTCAAATCAGTTccaagcagtgtgtgtgtgtgtgtgtgtgtgagaacgtAGCCTTATTTTCTAGTTTAATTCTGTAGTCGGGATCCGTACTGTTGATCTGTTTGCATCACTCCGGATAAAAGTCAGTCGACGAAACGCAGACGTTAACATCCGTCTTGCTTTTCTTCTGCACTCGTGCGTAGGTACCGAGCCTTCACGTTTGCCCTCACCTTTCTGCTCTACACCAGCTTCCACCTGTCCAGGAAGCCCATCAGCATTATAAAGGtaactacgcacacacacacctacacaccttcacacGACCGGCTTTAGTCGCTCAGACAGCGCAAGCGCACGGGGACAGAAAGAGCGCCGTCTTTTCAGGAGGATGAAATGCACACACTCGGTGATGACTACAGAAATACTGTAGAAGGTAATGGGCTGTGCTGtaaatgatgtcatttcctgtaCTTTCACGTTTAATCAGATCTGCCGGAGCAAAAATAACCATCTTGGTCTCGCAGTCTTGTTACTTTGAAGAAGACCAGCCTTGGTTTCATTCCCATTTACAGAACAATCCAGTCTTTAAAAACAATGACAGGCGTAAGTGCATGAGTCTCAAGACGTATCATGATAAATATCCCTGTTCTCCAGGGCTTTTCGACGATATTCATCACAGTATATAGTTTTACTCACAGACTGCCAGCAATGGAGGAGTGCTACATTTAACtattgtatataatgtacaaaaatgtttattattattattattattattaataaacccCAGCCCCGCttgatttaaaaagatttaaaaatgaatggtCTTAATTGCGCTTGTGTAACTTCCTGACAAGTACGTCATAGAGCGAGTGTTATCCCTGTGTGAATGATCCACAGCCGGCGTTATCCGGGCATCAGAGAGCACGCAGTGTTATCAGGAACACAGCCGCAATCCTGCGAGCTGTTAGTGCTTGTGTCAGCATGTGTGTTTAACGGGAAGAGCTTGTTCAGGTTTTCTGATTCAATAAGCATCGTGATGAGAACTAATAAGTGCCGGTTCTGATTCATGGCTCGGGAACAGTGCTTGGGTTATTGTGTTTGGTTAGTGattattgattgtgtgtgtgtgtgtgtgtgtgtgtgtgtgtgtgtgtgtgtgtgtgtgtgtgtgtgtgtggattttgttTAGAGTGAACTCCATAAGAACTGTACGCAGATTAGAGAGGTGACGTCTACTGTAAAACACATCAGCAGTCAGCATCCCGTTATCATTGAAACAGACTGCAGCTGGAAACCATTCGGTAaatatctctgtctgtctctctgtctgtctctctgtctgtctctctgtctgtctctctctccctctgtctctttctgtctgtctctctctgtctgtctctctgtctctttctgtctgtctgtctctctctgtctgtctctctctgtctgtctctctgtctctctctgtctctttctgtctgtctgtctctctctgtctctctctctgtgtctgtctctctgtctgtctgtctctctctctgtctgtctgtctggctgtttctctgtctggctgtctctctctgtctgtctctttctgtctgtctctctgtctctttctgtctgtcttgctctctctctctgtctgtctctctgtgtctctctctgtctgtctgtctctctgtctgtctcgctctctctctctgtctgtctctctgtctctctttctgtctgtctcgctctctctctctctgtctgtctctctttctgtctgtctctctctctctctctgtctgtctctctgtctctctctgtctctttctgtctgtcttgctctctctgtctgtctctctctgtctgtctctctctgtctgtctgtctgtctctctctctgtctgtctctctgtctgtctggctgtttctctgtctggctgtctctctctgtctgtctctttctgtctgtctctctgtctctttctgtctgtctctctgtctctttctgtctgtctctctgtctctttctgtctgtcttgctctctctctctgtctgtctctctgtgtctctctctgtctgtctgtctctctgtctgtctcgctctctctctctgtctctctgtctctctttctgtctctcgctctctctctctctctgtctgtctctctttctgtctgtctctctctctctctctgtctgtctctctgtctctctttctgtctgtctctctgtctctctttctgtctgtctcactctctctctctctctgtctgtctctctttctgtctgtctcactctctctctctgtctgtctctctgtgtctctttctgtctgtctgtctctctctctgtctcgctcactctctctctctctgtctgtctctctgtctctgtctttctctgcctctctctctgtccccgtCTCTCTATTTTGTCGATTGAGTAGCAACATGCAGGGCTTATCAGTGTGTGGACTGCAGGAGACGGCTGCGGACCATGTCATGGTCTTCGTTACAAAGCAGGAAGACCGTCAAGCTCCGCGTGAGCGAGAGAACAATGCATAGAGCAGAAACAAGAGCGcgttagaacaagcacattgatataaacctgtgattttgtCTTGTAGCTGTAACTACTGCAGGgccgccttctgaccaatcagatctgagaatcccacagtgctgtggtatacacATGTATGAAATGTGCAGTGTTTCTGTTTGTCTCTGTACATCGttcacggtgtgtgtgtgtgcgtgtgcgcagATAAAGAAAACTATAAGCAGCTGTTGGGGGCGATGGACTACTCGTTCCTGTGTGCCTATGCTATAGGCATGTATCTGAGGTGAGAACTACATCACTGCTGCACGGTTTACAGCCATGTTTGTACACAAAGgaattgcgtgtgtgtgtgtgtgtgtgtgtgagcgcacgtgtgtgtttttccagTAAAGATATTTATAGCTAATACTGAGTCGAGTTAGGACTTCTGAGTCAGCGGTGTGATGATTTAGTCGTATTGTTGTGAGCTATGTTATTCTTGTAACTCCATtacaaaactaaagaaacaaaGCAAAGTCGTCAGACTCGTCCTGGCTGCTTGACTGTATTTGACGTGAGTGGAATTTTTAGCTAAAACTTTAAGGCTTTCATAATAAAGGGAATGTAATGAGGCttttttatacacacagtacagactggggttttttttttttcacccgcTTTAATTAGTAGATTTTACTGCAGGGTGTTCATTTGAGGtctacataaataaacacacacacacacacacacacacatgccagtGCTGACCTCTATATTTTCTGAATTGAGCTGGAAAATGTTTAGAGACAAATCAGACACGTCTTCACGCGCTAGGGGTGAGAGATCTCATATCATACGCTGCTTGATATCTCTACGATGCACGACATCCAGCACGATATATATCGGCTTACTAACAAACCGCTGGCAAAACTGCGGTGAAAAAATGAGCTCGATGAGACAGACAAATAATACATTCAggtgtaaatgttatttaaaaaaacaaagtattGGCAATACCCAAAACATCTCAGAACAACGCGTTGTTACAGTCTGGATATTAGATCGTCTCGTTGCTCAGCTCGGCTTGGTTCACATCTCCACAAACGCACACGACTGTCTTCCTCTGCCATGACTGTGATGCGTTTGTCATTTCCTCTGGCAGTGGGATTATCGGAGAGCGGTTGCCCATCCGCCTCTATCTGAGCGTGGGGATGCTGACCAGCGGCCTCTTCACCTGTTTGTTCGGACTCGGATACGTCTACGACGTTCACAGCCTCGGATTCTACATCTTCGTCCAGGTCAGCTTCCTCTGCCTGCTCgggtttttgtgatttttatagGTTAaagaagccacacacacacacacacacacacactcgtctctCGATTAATCCTACTTCTTAATCCTTGTAATGAAAGAGGCAGAGCTCTGTTCGGTTGGTAAGCTCGTTTCTCAGACAGAGAATTGTAAACATAACGGGGAAATGAGGAAATTAGGCATGTTCATGATGTTCATTTTGATTACCCTTCATCTGCGTGTCCGATGTGTTTATCTCTCTGCGTGTCACGGCGAGTTTCTAGCCTCATCATAGTAACTTCAGTATAAAAAAACAGACCTGAGgattatttaaatgatacaaTTATGCACAATAATTCAGTGAATAATACACAGTGTATTCGATATCAATAGAAATCTACAGAGAAAAtgcttttgcttttttattattgaaagtACATcaaatattctctctctctctctttctctctctctctgtctcttgttctctctctctctctctctctctctctgtctctctctctctctctctctctctctctctctgtctcttgttctctctctctctctctctctctctctctctctctctctgtctcttgttctctgtctctctctctctctctctctctctctctctctgtctcttgttctctctctctctctctctctgtctcttgttctctctctctgtctctctctgtctcttgttctctctctctctctctctctctgtctcttgttctctctctctgtctctctctgtctcttgttctctctctctctctctctctctctgtctcttgttctctctctctctctctctctctctgtctcttgttctctctctctctctctctctctctctgtctcttgttctctctctgtctctctctctctctgtctcttgttctctctctctctgtctcttgttctctctctctgtctcttgctctctctctctctgtctcttgttctttctctctctctctctctctctgtgtctcttgttctttctctctctttctttctctctgtatgtctcttgttctctctctctgtgtctcttgttctctctctatctctgtatgtctcttgttctttctctctctctctctctctgtgtctcttgttctctctctctatctctctgtatgtctcttgttctctctctctatctctgcatgtctcttgttctttctctctctctctgtgtctcttgttctctctctctctctctctctctctctctgtatgtctcttgttctctctctctctctctctctctctctctctgtatgtctcttgttctctctctctctctctctctctctctctctctctctctctgtgtctcttgttctctctctctctctctctctctctctctctctctctctgtgtctcttgttctctctctctctctctctctctctctctctctctctgtgtctcttgttctctctctctctctctctctctctctctctctctctctctctgtgtctcttgttctctctctctctctctctctctctctctctgtatgactcttgttctctctctctctctctctctctctctctgtatgtctcttgttctctctctctctctctctctctctctctctctctctctctgtgtctcttgttctctctctctctctctctctctctgtatgtctcttgttctctctctctctctcgtgttcCAGATTGCCAATGGAGTGGTGCAGACTACTGGCTGGCCCAGTGTGGTGACCTGCATTGGGAACTGGTTTGGCAAGGGCAGGTGTGTAACTGTGTTATAATATTGTGTTATGATATTGTTATATATGCTCTATACTCCATAGATAACCCAGATAGAAAATAAGTGTGACGACCTTCATGCACTCCGTTCCACGTACACACCATGCCGTGAACTCATCCGAGTCCGACCAAACACACCTTGACCTTTTATGCCATTTTGGGCTCAGATTTCAACTGCTATGGAAACTTGGAATGAGGCTTACCATTGTGTAAAAACCTCAAACTCGCCTGAGAATGATCTGCGATCATATTTCATACGTTCATACACcgagataaagtagtgcgataagattacatttatttgaataaatcataataaatgATCTGTCCTGCGCATTCCACGGTTTGAACGCActccttccagccaatcagagtcgagtattcagacagaacCATGGGatgaaatgtttattaattattattattatgttattggCCTACACATTGCACAGAAGCCTGAAATACACATGACACTAACAAACtttaattaacacttttataaACACTTTAATTAATGATTCAgtaattcattatttataatCGGTTAATATAGAGCTCACGTCTTATAAATTGCTATAaaacctttatttatacacGATTAAACAACtaaattaaattgtaaaaaataaccGTCTGCAGAGATTCTCGGTTTTCGTCGTCAGGATGCACAACGttccaaaatgtattttaaactttaaacaataaattatgAACCAAATAAAAGTGTAGCTCCCattttatataactttttttaggGTCACATTTCGCTTTTTtaagacttcctgtttcaccgAGATATAAATTTGAGGTGGTATAGAGGACATCATACATCAGGCTGATTTATAATTTTCTCACCAGATTTACTATTCGTAACATGTATATTTCTGTTGtagacataaataaacaaataaataaataaataagtatgtatatatgtgtgtgtgtgtgtgtgtgtgtgtgtgtgtgtgtgtgtgtgtatatatatatatatatatatatatatatatatatatatatatatatatatatatatatatatatatatatatataaataatgtatatgtgtgtgtaaatgatatGATGTAATCTGATTTTGTATTCAATCAGACGAGGTCTGATCATGGGGCTGTGGAACTCTCACACTTCTGTCGGGAACATCCTGGGTTCTCTGATCGCCGCGCACTACGTGTCGTCTAACTGGGGGCTGTCCTTCATCGTCCCCGGCATCATCATCGCCGTCATGGGCATCATCTGCTTCCTCTTCCTTATTGAGCGTGGGTGTTCTTAcgtgatgtttttgttttgttggtttgtCTGTCGATGTTAAATGTGGCCCGGCTTTTATATGAAACAAACAAGACAGTAAAGGCACATTCAGACCACGTCGCCTCACCAACACAAATAGAAAGTGTGAAGACTTGATGGCGAAGACTTGATGGCATTTTAAAGTTGGTGTGTTTGATCTGGTCCCTTAGGTGCTACgttttttaagtgtgtgtgtgggctggcATGTAACCTCGCTGAGTCTGAATGCATCGTTTTCTCTGTTTTGTCTTTTCAGACCCAAACGATCTGAAAGCTGCTACCACTCAACATGCAATCAATGGCCACCAGGCAAGTACACACAGAATAATCTCTTTCTgctaacgtgtgtgtgtcttattgTGAAAGTGCGTGTGCACGCAAGTGTGTTAATAGTGCAGCCGGTGATGGTTAGGCATCGTGAGCATTCCTGATCTGTTCAGCAGTAGTTTCGATCACGACTGTCGCTGACGATCACCTGGACAGGGGAAGAAAAGAAGTGTAAAAGAGCACATACTCGGACATCTCTGTACGTTTTCTAAACCGTGTTGTGTTTCTGGCAGAAGTTGAACAAAAGCTGGAACGGCGTTAACGGCCATAAAGACCTGTACCTGCAGTATAAACCAGGAGCCCAGGTGAGTCTCCTACACTGTCATGTTTTAACCGACGCCTTTCTTTTTAACTCACAACAGGTAATATTCTGacattctgtgtgtttgtgtgtgtgtgtgtgtgtgtgtgtgtgtgtgtgtgtgtgtgtgtgtgtgtcagacttcTGATACAGAGCTGTTGTTGGGGCAGGAcagtgcaggagtgtgtgttcCTGTGCAGCAGGTGATCGTAGTGAAGCGTGAGGTAGAGCCGGGTGCCATTAGTTTCATGGGAGCTTTACGCATACCGgtcagtgacatcacacacatcacacccatccatacatccatacatacatacatacatacatacatacatcagaCCAATCATTACATTCAAATTTTAACCAAATACTTTTATTCATCCCTCCAAAATGAGCGCAGTTCATTTCTTCCATTAACTATTAGACTAATTCATTTACCCAACCAGTACTGGATCAAATCTtccttctatccatccatccatccatgcttCCAACCATCCATCAAGCCGATATTATAAAACTTCCACAATCCACAAATTCCATGTATGTAAAATGATATGAAATTACAGTCTATCTATCAGTCCATCCCTGGTGTCTGATACCAATTTCCAGATTCCTTCCAGACATCCAATATTATACGAAATTCCACAGTCCATtgatctgtccatccatccatctagacGAAATCCCACAGTCTAGCCATCCGtctatccaaccatccatccattttatctGTTATACAAAATCCCACGATCTGTCAATCCATCCCCCTAATATTATATCAAATCACACAATTCACACAATATTAGATCAATATTTGATCcatttaaaatttcattcatattttcaCCTTTCCAGGGTATCGTCCGCCCATCCAACACGTATTCGAGCAAATTATACCAAATTAGTTCATTATCCATTCATCTCTGTATCTGCAAAATTAGCTCCACCCACCATTCCCTCATTCCTGTGCTTCTGTCAACCTGGacatatgtgtttgtttgtttgtgtgtgtgcgcgtgtgtatattatatatgtgaGTATACTGTATGCGGTGCACAATATTAAACcctgcgtgtgtgcgtgtgcgtgtgtgtgtgtgtgtgtgtgtgcatgtgtgtgtagggtgtggtggaattctctctgtgtctgctgtTTGCTAAGCTGGTCAGCTACACGTTTCTGTTCTGGCTGCCCCTTTATATCACGAAAGCAGGTAAGAGTGTGTAGGAACAGGGGCGTTTGTTCTACATACACAATAAGAATGTGAagaattttcttttcatttattgcACAACTACACAATCTTGTTGAACCGGTAGTTCCTGGTATGATGAAACTCTGACTGTGTTGTGCGTCACAGCTCACCTCGATGCAAAGAAGGCAGGCGATCTCTCCACCCTGTTTGACGTGGGCGGAATCGTCGGTACGGAGAGCCAATACCGTCGTCATTTATAGGGTGGTTTAGGGGTGAGGCAGTCGCTTATCTctgacatggtgtgtgtgtgtgtgtgtgtgtgtaggtggaatCCTGGCAGGAGTGGTCTCGGATAAGACGGGAAAGAGAGCCACTACGTGTGCTGTGATGCTGCTCCTGGCTGCTCCGACAGTATGTATCATTACTGCATCCTGAGAGAAGGGAATTCACCAAAATCTCTCCGAAACATTCGTTAATTAAAACCCCgtgttaataaaaacattaacacacatGGCTGTTGATTCTCAGCACagatttattatattatcatgATTTGACTATTCAAATCTTAGGCACATTATGCCTAAAAAATATGTCCTATTTAAATTTTGACTTGAGCtcttagttttgtttgttttttcctgaacgTTCCACGGTAACATAGTTAAAATGTTTTCACAACACTTTTCAGGCTTACACAGATTAATTAATAGAATTAATGTGATTCATAATAAACCTATTCAACGGCCAGTCAGTCTTATAACTAGTGATACTGCAATAATTAAAGTTAATTAAATAGATCaattgacgtaatttccactgaaagtCGGGGCGGAACATAGAGAGGCTCCGCTCCGTTTTTAAAATCGCCAGtggcgtttagcttacctcacagccggGAAACTTACGACTGTTGCGGGGCGGAAAATGtggattggacagaaaatctgatgagacgccgaagtgcagaatgatgtcgtcaaaattgttgattcgtatcggtggtagagaggGTGTAAATTGtaaatgcatatatcttctacaTGTGAAGTTTGTCGTTGATTTGGAGCGCACTATTTTATAGATGATCTTAAGGCGAACACAGTCGTACTAAAAGCCACAGAATTAGAATTTTGATTTGACGGGGACTTTTAAGTAATAAAACGTGACGGGGTGGTGTAACGCAGAGTCACTGTAACTACCCCgaagattattttcctataacagcatttcCTCAGCAAGTGCtctattcctcttatactacagcgtTTCATCAACAATTACcaaatttttatattaaagaaTGATACGTGATAATACACTGTACTGTTTATCCGTCTATAGCATGTTTAACGTTGTCGAACAGCCGAAAAAGATTCAAGCAAATTATTTCCTACTGTTACTGACCGTTATAAGCTATGAACAATCGTTCCCTCTCCAGCTTCTCGTTTTCTGTCTTTCGACGTTCATAAGACGTCAACTCAGCTTATCGCCTTACCAAGAATCCAGACGGACCTCCGTCTTGAAAATTGTCTCGTCTCAGAAAACTTGAAGCTTAAATAagtttctccttacagaaagtttGGCCATGTACACAATAACACACGTTCTTGTCTCATCCATTCATAATTAGCTTTACGTTATATGGCGCGTCCACCATGTGTATTCACTTTTACTATACAGTCACAtcctttgaagaaaaaaaaaaacagctctaaACTACTGTCCCTGTTCATATCGAGACAGCGAGCGTGACCGTTTCGGCACGACCTATCAACGTGTCGTTACTGTCAAATTACATGGTGACAGTCGTTTAAACAAACGTTCTTATGCTCTTCTGAGCTGCTTAGACGCACCGTCAAAGGATAATGACACGATTTAAACATGATTATCACCTTCCTCAGATGCCTTTTGTTCTAGACTAACAGTCATGGTGCAATTAAACTAttagtgtaaaataaacagtttattttaataactcTGACTCGGTGCGGCTTAATTAACGGCTACCCGTTCCTTTAAAAGCAACAGGAAATGAGTATTAGACATGACCGTAGTAATGTTGTGTAACAGCCTTTTGAGAGATGCAAAGCCTCTAATACTTTAAGCAAGATAATATTAACTTACTAGtgaaaaatataatgaaacTAATGCCTGCACGATGTATAGCGGTTTTTTAAGTGCGATTAAACacgttatatatattttttttgtagttatgAGATTAATTTTTGTCCACAGACACACTTGTAGTCAGGTCAATAGAGGGCAAAGCTGTTCTATGAAGACAGTCTGTATATTGTTGGGTTTCGTGGACTGATAATAATTCATTTGTGACTGTTTTCTAGCTTTATGGCTTCTCCATGATGAGCCAGTTTGGTCCGGGCCCAACAA contains these protein-coding regions:
- the slc37a1 gene encoding glucose-6-phosphate exchanger SLC37A1 encodes the protein MAPVPPGIRFLASFNREQWYRAFTFALTFLLYTSFHLSRKPISIIKSELHKNCTQIREVTSTVKHISSQHPVIIETDCSWKPFDKENYKQLLGAMDYSFLCAYAIGMYLSGIIGERLPIRLYLSVGMLTSGLFTCLFGLGYVYDVHSLGFYIFVQIANGVVQTTGWPSVVTCIGNWFGKGRRGLIMGLWNSHTSVGNILGSLIAAHYVSSNWGLSFIVPGIIIAVMGIICFLFLIEHPNDLKAATTQHAINGHQKLNKSWNGVNGHKDLYLQYKPGAQTSDTELLLGQDSAGVCVPVQQVIVVKREVEPGAISFMGALRIPGVVEFSLCLLFAKLVSYTFLFWLPLYITKAAHLDAKKAGDLSTLFDVGGIVGGILAGVVSDKTGKRATTCAVMLLLAAPTLYGFSMMSQFGPGPTIGMLLVCGGLVNGPYALITTAVSADLGTHKSLKGNARALSTVTAIIDGTGSVGAAIGPLLAGLLSAHGWDQVFYMLMTADFFALLLLLRLVFKEFSSNKNTARQSVELKEH